One Sphingobacteruim zhuxiongii DNA window includes the following coding sequences:
- a CDS encoding AGE family epimerase/isomerase — protein MYTNHDLDELASFYKKQLTEDTVPFWFPRSYDKEFGGYLLMRDADGSLIDTDKAVWIQGRACWLLATLYNTVEPKKEWLEGAKLGYEFLRDKCFNSEGKMYFHVDQAGNPIRMRRYFFSETFAVIAFAAYAKASGDQDAAGLARELFGKCLAYASGEKKIAPKFEETRQTKGIGIPMIMMNTAQQLRETIGDPRCDDAILEWIKEIEQNFVKDDIRCVMEQVAFDGSIVDHIDGRTLNPGHAIEGAWFILHEAVYRNYDSNLIDLGCRMLDYMWERGWDKEHGGILYFRDVYNKPVQEYWQDMKFWWPQNETIIACLLAYLVTGKEQYAKMHSEIHKYAYSTFHDKQRGEWFGYLHRDGSIAQTAKGNLYKGPFHLPRQEWYCWSILQTHLKNLESVATCADKATV, from the coding sequence ATGTACACTAATCATGACCTCGATGAGTTAGCCTCATTTTATAAAAAACAACTAACAGAAGATACTGTCCCTTTTTGGTTTCCTCGATCATATGACAAAGAATTTGGAGGATACTTACTCATGCGCGATGCCGATGGAAGCTTAATCGATACCGACAAAGCCGTATGGATTCAAGGCCGAGCATGTTGGCTACTCGCTACGTTGTATAACACAGTAGAGCCAAAAAAGGAATGGCTGGAGGGCGCAAAACTTGGGTATGAGTTCTTGAGAGACAAATGTTTCAATTCTGAGGGCAAAATGTATTTTCACGTCGATCAGGCAGGAAACCCCATTCGCATGCGTCGTTACTTCTTCTCCGAGACCTTTGCAGTCATCGCATTTGCAGCTTATGCAAAAGCATCGGGAGACCAAGATGCTGCGGGACTCGCTCGTGAACTCTTCGGGAAATGCTTAGCTTATGCATCCGGCGAAAAGAAGATAGCACCTAAATTTGAAGAAACAAGACAAACAAAAGGAATTGGTATTCCTATGATCATGATGAACACGGCACAACAGTTACGTGAAACCATTGGCGACCCTCGTTGTGATGATGCTATTCTTGAATGGATTAAGGAGATTGAGCAGAACTTTGTAAAAGACGATATCCGCTGCGTCATGGAGCAAGTTGCCTTCGACGGAAGCATTGTTGATCATATTGATGGCAGAACATTAAATCCGGGACATGCTATCGAAGGGGCCTGGTTTATTTTGCACGAAGCCGTCTATCGAAATTACGATTCGAATCTTATTGATTTGGGTTGTCGCATGTTAGATTATATGTGGGAACGTGGCTGGGATAAAGAACATGGCGGAATCTTGTATTTCCGTGATGTTTATAACAAACCTGTCCAAGAATATTGGCAAGATATGAAGTTTTGGTGGCCTCAAAACGAAACGATTATTGCTTGTTTACTCGCATACCTAGTGACCGGTAAAGAGCAATATGCAAAAATGCACAGTGAAATTCACAAATATGCTTACAGTACGTTTCATGATAAACAACGTGGCGAATGGTTTGGCTATTTACATAGAGACGGTAGCATTGCGCAAACAGCAAAAGGAAATCTCTACAAAGGCCCTTTCCATTTACCAAGGCAAGAATGGTATTGTTGGAGTATTTTACAAACGCATTTAAAGAATCTTGAATCAGTAGCAACATGCGCAGACAAAGCAACAGTTTAA
- a CDS encoding GDSL-type esterase/lipase family protein — MKRAIKTYFIFVLLLINLQGFASKKVACIGDSVTKGYGIAKGKSYPEHLQTLLGEDYLVGNFGRNGATLLKNGHNPYMASPEYREALLFQPDIVVIALGLNDTDPRNWPNYKIDFKSDYDSLIESFKQQNPKVQIYICKMTPIFSGHQRFLSGTRDWFQQIQSEIISIAENHHLPLIDNHTELYTRIDLFDDFVHPNADGATIIANNVFRHLGKTNHALSLSETIGSHMVLQRGVLNKITGLASSNETVLLKFNKLKIKAIADQTGRWTIELPKQSAGGPYKLRFESQKEHIELEDIYFGDVYLASGQSNMAFTLSQAQNSNDLIHKSTAGKTIRLFKNKTTVQTNNTSWDQANLDKINRLEYFSGQWEVPQSENIAAFSAIAYSFADQIASSSKVPIGIIELAVGGTNAESWIPRQSLEADYQFATYIHNWRTSGYIQEFCRERAAVNSKNSTLKNQRHPYQPAYNYEAGVSKWLGTNIKAVLWYQGESNTHNLELHERLFPVLVDSWRTSFQQNLPFFIVQLSSIDRPSWPAFRDSQRLMSNKLDQVYMAVSSDLGDSLDVHPTNKIPIGIRLANLVRKHVYHEQIQADSPQPIAYTLSKDGLLKIDFSECKQLKTTDGKQLIGFEGVDSLGRIVPINHIEIKGNSLLISNAQSLHKLLYAYKPFSRANLESDSSIPVSTFLLSLEK; from the coding sequence ATGAAACGAGCAATTAAGACTTATTTCATATTTGTTCTTTTATTAATAAACCTACAGGGGTTTGCATCGAAAAAGGTAGCCTGTATTGGCGACTCTGTCACAAAAGGTTATGGTATTGCGAAAGGGAAATCCTATCCGGAACATTTGCAAACACTACTAGGGGAAGATTATCTCGTTGGTAATTTTGGTCGTAATGGTGCAACGCTGTTGAAAAACGGCCACAATCCATATATGGCATCTCCAGAGTACCGCGAGGCCTTACTTTTCCAACCCGATATTGTAGTCATTGCTTTAGGTCTTAACGATACTGACCCTCGAAATTGGCCAAACTATAAAATAGATTTCAAAAGCGATTACGATTCGCTAATTGAATCCTTTAAACAGCAAAACCCAAAAGTGCAGATTTACATCTGTAAAATGACGCCCATTTTTAGCGGTCATCAACGCTTCCTTTCTGGAACAAGAGATTGGTTTCAACAAATCCAATCTGAAATTATATCGATTGCAGAAAATCATCATTTACCATTAATCGACAACCACACCGAACTCTATACGCGAATAGATCTATTTGATGATTTTGTACACCCAAATGCTGATGGAGCAACTATCATCGCGAACAATGTTTTCAGACATTTGGGAAAAACCAATCATGCCCTTAGCCTTTCAGAAACCATTGGCTCACATATGGTACTACAACGCGGTGTGCTGAATAAAATAACGGGGCTCGCATCTAGTAATGAAACCGTCCTATTAAAATTCAACAAGCTTAAAATCAAGGCTATTGCTGATCAAACTGGTCGATGGACAATAGAATTACCAAAACAATCTGCGGGAGGGCCCTATAAACTACGTTTCGAATCCCAAAAAGAACATATTGAACTAGAGGATATTTATTTTGGCGATGTCTATCTAGCCTCTGGCCAATCAAATATGGCTTTTACATTAAGCCAAGCACAAAATTCAAACGACTTAATCCATAAATCGACAGCCGGAAAAACAATACGATTATTTAAGAATAAAACGACTGTTCAAACAAACAATACAAGTTGGGATCAAGCGAACCTAGATAAAATTAATCGCTTAGAATATTTCAGTGGCCAATGGGAAGTCCCTCAATCTGAAAACATTGCTGCCTTTTCTGCAATTGCATACAGCTTTGCCGATCAGATTGCATCGTCTTCAAAAGTGCCAATCGGCATTATCGAGCTTGCTGTAGGTGGTACTAACGCAGAGTCTTGGATTCCACGTCAATCACTAGAAGCGGATTACCAATTCGCAACCTATATTCACAACTGGCGAACTTCTGGTTATATCCAAGAGTTTTGTCGCGAACGCGCAGCAGTAAATTCAAAAAACAGCACGCTTAAAAACCAAAGACATCCTTATCAACCCGCATATAACTATGAAGCCGGCGTTTCTAAATGGCTAGGCACAAATATTAAAGCGGTTTTATGGTATCAAGGGGAAAGCAACACCCATAATCTAGAGCTTCATGAACGTCTATTTCCTGTTCTCGTTGATTCATGGAGAACTAGTTTTCAACAGAATCTACCTTTCTTTATTGTCCAACTATCAAGTATTGATCGTCCGTCATGGCCTGCATTTCGCGATAGCCAACGCTTGATGTCAAATAAACTAGATCAGGTCTACATGGCTGTTTCTTCAGATCTGGGTGATTCCTTAGATGTACATCCGACAAACAAAATTCCAATCGGAATTCGGTTAGCAAACCTGGTGAGAAAACATGTATATCATGAACAAATTCAAGCGGACTCTCCACAGCCTATAGCCTATACCTTGAGTAAAGATGGATTACTAAAAATAGATTTCTCCGAGTGTAAACAATTAAAAACAACCGACGGAAAGCAACTCATTGGTTTTGAAGGTGTCGATTCCTTGGGGCGGATTGTGCCGATAAATCACATAGAAATCAAAGGCAATAGTCTCCTTATCTCAAATGCTCAATCTCTTCATAAACTACTTTATGCTTACAAACCGTTTAGTCGAGCGAATTTAGAAAGCGATTCCTCGATTCCTGTAAGCACATTCCTCTTATCCTTAGAAAAATAA
- a CDS encoding MFS transporter produces MKNNKIYPWVVVGLLWFVALLNYMDRQILSTMRPTIAQDIKALESAEVFGNLMAIFLWIYGFMSPVAGIVADQWNRKNIIVGSLFVWSGVTYLMSHATSYEQLYALRAVMGVSEALYIPAALALIADYHGDKTRSLAIGIHMTGFYFGQALGGFGATISSTYSWQHTFGLFGLIGVVYSLVLLFFLRETTHRTTVETVKEKTNIGKGLAVLLSNISFWVILLYFAIPSLPGWATKNWLPTLFSENLHIPMEQAGPLATITIAVSSFFGVILGGILSDRWIQKNIRGRIYTSAIGLALTIPAVFLIGYGHTVVAIVSAGIMFGFGFGMFDANNMPILCQFVPSKFRATAYGLMNMVGVFAGAYITKYLGASADDGKLGSDFALLALIVLAVLVLQLIVLKPKANETSN; encoded by the coding sequence ATGAAAAACAACAAAATATATCCTTGGGTAGTTGTCGGTTTACTTTGGTTTGTCGCATTATTAAACTATATGGACCGCCAGATTCTATCAACCATGCGTCCGACTATAGCCCAAGATATTAAAGCTTTAGAGAGCGCAGAAGTGTTCGGCAACCTGATGGCGATATTTTTATGGATATACGGATTTATGAGTCCTGTAGCAGGCATCGTTGCGGATCAATGGAACCGTAAAAATATAATCGTAGGAAGTTTATTCGTGTGGTCTGGCGTAACATATTTAATGAGCCATGCCACTAGTTATGAACAGCTTTATGCCCTCCGCGCCGTTATGGGGGTCAGTGAGGCGCTATATATACCTGCTGCTTTAGCGTTGATTGCTGATTATCACGGAGATAAAACGCGATCATTAGCAATCGGCATACATATGACTGGTTTCTACTTCGGGCAAGCCTTAGGAGGATTCGGAGCAACCATATCATCCACTTATTCATGGCAGCATACCTTTGGTTTATTTGGTCTTATTGGCGTTGTCTATTCGTTAGTTTTATTATTCTTCCTTCGCGAAACAACACATCGTACGACGGTAGAGACTGTAAAAGAAAAAACCAATATTGGAAAAGGATTAGCCGTCTTATTAAGTAATATTTCATTTTGGGTCATCCTACTATACTTCGCTATACCAAGCTTACCGGGATGGGCAACGAAGAACTGGTTACCGACTTTATTTTCTGAAAACTTACATATTCCAATGGAACAGGCGGGCCCGCTCGCAACCATTACGATTGCTGTATCATCATTCTTTGGGGTCATACTCGGCGGCATCCTTTCGGATCGTTGGATTCAGAAGAATATTCGTGGTCGCATTTATACCAGTGCTATAGGGCTGGCGCTTACTATTCCTGCGGTGTTCCTTATAGGATACGGTCATACGGTCGTTGCGATTGTATCTGCAGGTATTATGTTTGGCTTTGGCTTCGGAATGTTTGACGCCAACAATATGCCCATACTCTGTCAGTTTGTACCTTCCAAGTTCCGCGCAACTGCCTATGGCTTAATGAACATGGTTGGTGTATTTGCGGGAGCATACATTACAAAATATTTGGGAGCTTCTGCAGACGATGGCAAATTAGGAAGTGATTTCGCATTACTAGCCCTTATTGTACTTGCCGTGTTAGTCCTTCAATTGATTGTTTTAAAACCTAAAGCTAATGAAACGAGCAATTAA
- a CDS encoding dihydrodipicolinate synthase family protein: protein MLNKKIEGLIAAPFTPFDTDGELNLSLIPQYYASLKKNGIKGAFICGSTGEGVALTFNEKVETLRAWTSLTKTDDDFVLMMFLGGTNVKECKELARIAEAEGADAISFTSPYYFKPSNVVQLAKCCREIAEAAPNTAFYYYHIPVLSGGFFNMIDLLKEVDGNIPTFKGIKYTHEDFMDFLSCTNYANRKYDMLWGRDENMLSALVLGSKGGVGSTYNYAAPLYHDLINAYNKGDFELANQLQQKSIDMIQLLGKYGGIATGKAYMKLIGLNCGEFRLPVSNMSAEKFENFKQDVNALAFEGFKSSN from the coding sequence ATGCTAAACAAAAAAATTGAAGGTTTAATTGCAGCACCCTTTACACCATTCGACACTGACGGCGAATTAAACTTATCGTTGATTCCTCAATACTATGCCTCATTAAAGAAAAACGGCATTAAAGGCGCTTTTATCTGTGGTTCTACAGGAGAAGGAGTTGCCTTAACCTTTAATGAAAAAGTGGAAACCCTACGCGCTTGGACATCGCTAACGAAAACAGACGATGATTTTGTTTTAATGATGTTCTTGGGCGGAACCAATGTGAAAGAATGTAAAGAGCTTGCGAGAATCGCTGAAGCGGAAGGCGCAGATGCAATATCCTTTACCTCGCCCTACTATTTCAAACCATCAAACGTAGTCCAATTGGCGAAATGTTGTCGGGAGATTGCTGAAGCAGCTCCAAATACAGCATTCTACTACTACCACATTCCAGTATTGTCTGGAGGTTTCTTTAATATGATTGACCTATTAAAAGAAGTGGATGGCAACATTCCAACTTTCAAGGGCATCAAATATACCCATGAAGATTTTATGGATTTCTTAAGCTGTACCAATTACGCAAATCGTAAATACGATATGCTTTGGGGACGTGATGAAAACATGCTATCCGCGTTGGTATTAGGTAGTAAAGGAGGCGTTGGCAGTACTTACAATTATGCCGCACCTTTATATCATGACTTAATCAATGCCTACAATAAAGGAGACTTTGAATTAGCAAACCAGCTACAGCAAAAATCGATAGACATGATTCAATTATTAGGGAAATACGGTGGTATCGCAACAGGTAAAGCCTACATGAAACTTATCGGCCTAAATTGCGGTGAATTCCGTTTACCTGTAAGTAATATGAGTGCCGAAAAATTCGAAAACTTCAAACAGGATGTTAATGCGTTAGCATTCGAAGGTTTTAAATCAAGTAATTAA
- a CDS encoding RagB/SusD family nutrient uptake outer membrane protein yields MKKIFISLAIISSSLFFASCDKMDLDLAPEDYFSSNTFWKNTDQVNGAMVGLHTQLRNAQNNLFLLGEIRGGTFRDGTSFTGTASLNYASQVIQDIRENNPGMSKWANLYGQIFHINNFIFQVEKADYLTPEKKSYFLGQAYGLRAFYYFHLYRTYGRVPLITEAKVAISTPTSAEEVFAGRSKTEKETLDLIKADIDKSIGSFNNDYTTLFQKAQWSLAASHMLKAEVYLWTAKVKTDNQAPTNTTADLQTAISSLETIIPKYNLLPKFNEIFSTASVAASKGNNEVIFAVRYQQGEAASAFSAFLYAPTDDLSGYVDDKGVAVGKDPLQVASSGTLLRNEYKFALYELYDKEDQRANATFMNFNKGNVHAVVLRKYLGTIVEGIRNYSDDFPIYRLADAYLLLAEAKNKLGQDPTQEIMTIRNRAYGTNAPLFVNGSFEANELAIFYERTKEFVAEGKRWYDLRRMQDASGNPLVFRQDLPLVGVLPNSDAQRHKLLWPIDKETLAADPLLTNDQNPGYPGT; encoded by the coding sequence ATGAAAAAGATATTTATCTCTCTAGCTATCATAAGCAGCTCCCTATTTTTCGCTTCCTGCGATAAGATGGACTTGGACTTAGCTCCAGAAGATTACTTCTCGAGCAATACTTTTTGGAAAAACACAGACCAAGTCAATGGAGCGATGGTTGGATTACATACACAATTAAGAAATGCGCAAAATAACCTATTCTTATTAGGGGAAATTCGTGGCGGTACGTTCCGTGATGGCACCAGTTTTACAGGTACCGCATCTTTGAACTACGCATCTCAAGTAATTCAAGATATCCGTGAAAACAACCCCGGAATGTCAAAATGGGCTAACTTATACGGACAGATTTTCCATATTAATAATTTTATTTTTCAAGTTGAAAAAGCCGACTACCTAACCCCGGAGAAAAAGTCATATTTCCTTGGTCAAGCCTATGGATTGCGCGCTTTCTACTACTTCCACTTATATAGAACCTATGGTCGTGTTCCATTGATAACAGAAGCAAAAGTAGCGATCAGTACGCCTACTTCTGCGGAAGAAGTTTTTGCCGGACGTAGCAAAACAGAAAAAGAAACGCTTGATTTGATTAAAGCGGATATTGATAAGTCTATCGGCAGCTTTAACAACGATTACACAACGCTATTTCAAAAGGCGCAGTGGTCATTGGCCGCGAGTCATATGTTGAAAGCAGAAGTTTATTTATGGACTGCGAAAGTAAAAACAGACAATCAAGCCCCAACCAATACAACAGCGGACTTACAAACGGCAATTTCTTCATTAGAAACTATCATTCCTAAGTATAACCTACTACCTAAGTTCAACGAGATATTCTCTACGGCTAGTGTTGCCGCTTCAAAGGGAAACAATGAGGTTATTTTCGCAGTAAGATATCAACAGGGAGAAGCAGCATCTGCGTTCAGTGCTTTCCTTTACGCCCCTACGGATGATTTATCAGGATATGTAGACGACAAGGGTGTAGCTGTGGGTAAAGACCCCTTACAGGTTGCTTCCTCTGGAACCTTGCTGCGCAACGAATATAAATTCGCTTTGTATGAATTATATGATAAAGAGGATCAACGTGCAAACGCAACGTTTATGAACTTCAACAAAGGCAACGTTCATGCAGTCGTGTTACGTAAATATCTAGGAACAATTGTAGAAGGCATCCGAAACTACTCCGATGATTTCCCTATCTATCGACTTGCAGACGCCTATTTATTGCTGGCAGAAGCGAAAAACAAACTAGGTCAAGATCCTACTCAAGAAATTATGACCATTAGAAATAGAGCTTATGGAACGAATGCTCCATTATTTGTTAATGGTTCATTTGAAGCGAATGAGTTAGCGATATTTTATGAGCGTACAAAAGAATTTGTTGCAGAAGGAAAGCGTTGGTACGATTTGCGCCGCATGCAAGATGCTTCTGGCAATCCATTAGTATTTCGCCAAGACTTACCATTGGTTGGTGTATTGCCAAATAGCGATGCGCAACGTCATAAATTGCTTTGGCCAATTGACAAAGAGACCCTTGCTGCCGACCCACTATTAACAAACGATCAAAACCCAGGATATCCTGGTACATAA
- a CDS encoding SusC/RagA family TonB-linked outer membrane protein → MTKNYFKNQKKLILLLFLCLLHCVAWAQSVLRGKVSDQAGNPLSAVTVQNQSSKASSSTGEDGTFSISANPGDQLLFSNVGYASYTLKVVNLSNVQITLAPEDQNLEEVVVLGYGSIKKSNLTGSVSRLDKRVLETGVRSNPASALAGTIPGLRVQQTSGKPGAVPKIVLRGGTTYGGGGEPLIIVDGVIRASFSDLSQDDIESIDVLKDASATAIYGARASNGVILVTTKRGKEGVSNITLRSKTGLNYINQPFEFLGAKDYINWSRKAVQTSGIYQPNQLNQLTAVNPFGTGNKYKDANGNILDGNQVNTAVWSTMLLDDTNRELLSQGWQTMIDPVTGKELIFKDFNYADYAVNDGAVTQDYNLGLQGGNDKGKYYASIGKYKEDGLPIETYYDRLTFVLNGDYKIKPWLTSNSGLNFAHTKWKDANNDETFYFSRALGAPPTMRGTNANGDLLLGRDNWDGNPMVNIDKFIRNNLDQKFTFSQAFTINLAKKLSLRTSANWYIHQDSRESFAKDYLNGPGNWVRSRSSAASNDKRFNQTYNAVLNYNLTIQDDHNFDAMAGWEFYDAYRNGLSASGNGAPTDDFMDLQLTNSEANRRSIDSWHDRQRITSFFGRVNYDYKQRYLMTLTLRRDGYSALLNNRWGNFPGVSFGWNMHNEEFFANSIGKDNIVNTLKLRASYGANGNISDITKDVSYLLQGTFGTSKYNGNVGYLMNSLNIPNLKWESLITKEVGLETRLLNRVDLSVAYYHRTTSDKIADLKLPSSAGWDIIRTNNGDMQNQGVEIDLNYQAVRSDNWDLSFNWNTAYNQNKILKLPSNGLENNRQNSIQVYNPSTKELEWVGGFQEGQDPNVAYAYEALGIIRNQADLDSYARNLIDYAGARPLVHPDVFNAMSQDDKNKHFPIAIGDVMWRDVNGDGVINTNDQVKMGNTIPRFTGGFGLNTRYKDFSLSARFDYALGFIAYDGPRAWFLGMMQGTFNTTTEVLDSWTPENPNAKYPTYYWADQLFKNNVARSSSMFFNKGNYLALREIALAYSLPKSIANKAKMEDLKLTVSGQNLQYWTKNTLFSAESGSVAQGSGGYPLPRTVIFGVQLTF, encoded by the coding sequence ATGACAAAAAATTACTTTAAAAACCAGAAGAAGCTTATCCTATTGCTTTTTCTATGCTTATTGCACTGCGTTGCATGGGCACAATCTGTACTTCGCGGGAAAGTATCAGATCAAGCGGGCAATCCACTGTCAGCTGTTACAGTTCAAAACCAATCCTCGAAAGCCTCCAGCAGTACAGGTGAAGATGGAACATTTAGTATCAGCGCAAATCCTGGAGACCAACTACTATTTAGTAATGTCGGATATGCATCCTATACGCTAAAAGTGGTTAATCTATCCAATGTTCAAATTACTTTAGCTCCAGAAGATCAAAACTTAGAAGAGGTTGTTGTTTTAGGCTACGGTTCGATAAAAAAATCTAATTTAACGGGGTCAGTATCGCGATTAGACAAAAGAGTTTTAGAGACGGGTGTCCGCTCAAATCCTGCGTCGGCGCTAGCCGGTACGATTCCTGGACTTCGCGTTCAACAAACTTCTGGTAAACCGGGAGCTGTTCCTAAAATTGTACTACGTGGTGGTACGACATACGGAGGTGGAGGCGAACCATTAATCATCGTAGATGGCGTAATTCGTGCAAGTTTTAGCGATTTAAGCCAAGACGACATTGAATCTATTGATGTTTTAAAAGATGCATCAGCAACAGCGATCTATGGTGCTAGAGCGTCTAACGGGGTTATCTTAGTAACGACTAAACGCGGTAAAGAAGGTGTATCCAATATTACGCTTCGTTCTAAAACTGGTTTAAATTATATCAATCAACCTTTTGAATTCTTAGGTGCAAAAGACTATATCAATTGGTCGCGTAAAGCGGTTCAAACATCGGGAATATACCAACCGAATCAGCTTAATCAGTTAACGGCTGTCAATCCATTTGGTACCGGGAATAAGTATAAAGATGCCAATGGGAATATTCTTGACGGAAACCAAGTAAATACTGCGGTATGGAGCACAATGCTACTTGATGACACGAATCGTGAGCTACTTAGCCAAGGTTGGCAGACGATGATTGACCCAGTAACTGGTAAGGAACTAATCTTTAAAGATTTTAATTATGCGGACTATGCTGTGAACGACGGTGCAGTAACACAAGACTACAATCTAGGTTTGCAAGGTGGTAATGATAAGGGTAAGTATTACGCGAGCATTGGTAAGTATAAAGAAGATGGTCTTCCAATTGAGACCTATTATGATCGCTTAACTTTTGTGTTGAACGGCGATTATAAGATTAAGCCTTGGTTGACATCAAACTCGGGGTTAAATTTTGCTCATACGAAATGGAAAGATGCAAACAATGATGAAACCTTTTATTTCTCAAGAGCACTTGGCGCTCCTCCAACGATGCGTGGAACCAATGCAAATGGTGATTTATTGTTAGGTCGCGATAATTGGGATGGAAACCCGATGGTTAATATTGACAAATTTATTCGAAATAACCTCGATCAGAAATTCACCTTCTCGCAAGCATTTACCATAAATTTAGCCAAAAAGCTAAGCTTAAGAACGAGTGCTAACTGGTACATCCATCAAGACAGTAGAGAATCTTTCGCAAAAGACTATTTAAATGGTCCTGGCAATTGGGTTAGAAGTAGATCATCTGCAGCATCAAACGATAAGCGCTTTAATCAAACCTACAACGCCGTATTGAATTATAATTTAACTATTCAAGACGATCATAACTTCGACGCCATGGCTGGTTGGGAATTCTATGATGCCTATAGAAATGGATTAAGCGCATCAGGAAATGGAGCTCCAACAGATGACTTCATGGACTTACAGCTAACCAACTCGGAAGCAAACAGAAGAAGCATCGATAGCTGGCACGACCGCCAAAGAATCACATCGTTTTTCGGACGCGTCAACTATGATTACAAGCAACGATACTTAATGACACTAACGCTTCGCCGTGATGGATATTCTGCTTTATTAAATAACAGATGGGGTAATTTCCCTGGTGTATCCTTCGGCTGGAATATGCATAACGAAGAGTTTTTCGCGAATAGCATAGGTAAAGACAATATTGTAAATACACTAAAACTTAGAGCTTCTTATGGAGCCAATGGTAATATCAGCGACATTACGAAAGATGTATCTTACTTATTGCAAGGAACATTCGGAACGTCAAAATACAATGGTAATGTTGGTTATTTGATGAACAGCTTAAATATCCCGAATCTTAAATGGGAAAGTTTAATTACTAAAGAAGTTGGACTAGAGACACGTTTATTAAACCGTGTAGATTTATCAGTAGCATACTATCACCGCACAACTTCAGATAAGATTGCAGACTTAAAACTTCCTTCATCTGCTGGATGGGATATCATTAGAACGAATAATGGTGATATGCAAAACCAAGGGGTTGAGATTGATTTAAATTACCAAGCTGTACGCAGTGATAATTGGGACCTATCTTTTAATTGGAACACCGCTTACAATCAAAATAAGATCCTAAAACTTCCGAGCAATGGATTAGAAAACAATAGACAAAACTCAATACAAGTTTATAATCCAAGCACCAAAGAACTGGAATGGGTTGGTGGATTCCAAGAAGGACAAGATCCAAACGTAGCATATGCATATGAAGCGCTAGGTATTATCCGTAATCAAGCTGATCTAGACTCTTATGCGCGCAACTTAATTGACTATGCAGGCGCTAGACCATTGGTACACCCCGATGTCTTCAACGCAATGTCTCAAGACGATAAGAACAAGCATTTTCCTATTGCAATTGGCGACGTCATGTGGCGTGATGTTAATGGTGACGGAGTAATAAATACGAATGACCAAGTAAAGATGGGAAACACTATCCCTCGTTTTACTGGAGGCTTTGGCCTGAACACGAGATACAAAGATTTCTCTCTTAGTGCTCGTTTTGACTATGCACTCGGCTTTATCGCGTACGACGGTCCTAGAGCATGGTTTTTAGGAATGATGCAAGGAACTTTTAACACGACAACTGAAGTATTAGATTCTTGGACACCAGAGAATCCTAATGCTAAATATCCTACATATTATTGGGCAGATCAATTGTTTAAGAACAATGTAGCGAGAAGTAGTAGTATGTTCTTCAACAAGGGAAACTACTTAGCACTTCGTGAAATTGCTCTTGCCTATAGCCTTCCTAAATCGATCGCTAACAAAGCAAAAATGGAAGATTTAAAACTGACAGTAAGCGGTCAAAATTTACAATACTGGACGAAAAACACACTATTCTCTGCAGAAAGTGGAAGTGTTGCGCAAGGAAGTGGTGGATACCCCTTACCACGCACAGTGATTTTCGGTGTTCAATTAACCTTTTAA